In Vibrio marisflavi CECT 7928, the following are encoded in one genomic region:
- a CDS encoding DUF2760 domain-containing protein, with translation MTVDLNLFPTTFDMLHAILAAVVVLLLLMVIFRKAKVVEKVVEKPVEKIVEVEKPVEKLVEVEKVVEVEKVVEKIVEVESKLAKNPTDSALQLLSLFQNEARLVDFLHEDVSAFSDEEVGAAARVIHSGGQKVLKEYLSLSPVRAEDEESQIVVAEGFNPQEVRLTGNVTGSAPFKGILVHKGWKADEIKLPKVSENYNASVIAPAEVEL, from the coding sequence ATGACTGTTGATTTAAATCTATTTCCAACTACATTCGACATGCTTCACGCCATCTTGGCTGCGGTTGTTGTTTTGCTTTTGCTAATGGTAATTTTCCGAAAAGCGAAGGTCGTGGAAAAAGTGGTTGAGAAACCCGTAGAAAAAATTGTCGAAGTTGAAAAGCCTGTCGAGAAATTAGTCGAAGTTGAAAAAGTTGTTGAGGTTGAAAAAGTAGTCGAGAAAATCGTTGAAGTTGAATCAAAACTTGCAAAAAATCCTACTGACTCTGCACTACAGCTGCTTTCTTTGTTTCAAAATGAAGCTCGCCTCGTAGATTTCCTTCATGAAGATGTATCTGCTTTCTCTGATGAAGAAGTTGGTGCAGCTGCACGTGTTATCCATAGTGGCGGACAGAAAGTACTGAAGGAATACCTATCACTCTCACCTGTTCGTGCTGAAGATGAAGAATCACAAATTGTTGTTGCTGAAGGCTTCAACCCACAAGAAGTGCGATTGACGGGCAACGTTACGGGTAGTGCACCATTCAAAGGTATTCTGGTTCACAAGGGCTGGAAAGCTGACGAAATCAAACTGCCGAAAGTCTCTGAAAATTACAATGCTTCAGTAATTGCACCAGCGGAGGTTGAACTGTAA
- a CDS encoding TerB family tellurite resistance protein — MFNTITNVFKQLIEGTNYQQQGNNPSLAMASLLCEVADADHHTSAIEPKTKSALLTRLLGVSDEESQNLIVEAEEKVKKSASLYDFTSQLRELSQDARFELIKAMWEVANADGNIDPMEEAVVRKVAELLYVDHSEFIRAKLAVIEK; from the coding sequence ATGTTCAATACAATTACCAATGTATTCAAACAACTTATCGAAGGAACGAACTATCAACAGCAAGGAAACAACCCAAGTCTCGCAATGGCTTCACTGCTATGCGAGGTGGCAGACGCTGATCACCATACTTCCGCAATCGAACCGAAAACAAAGTCAGCTCTCTTAACTCGTTTACTAGGAGTAAGCGATGAAGAAAGCCAAAACCTTATTGTAGAAGCAGAAGAGAAAGTTAAAAAATCAGCATCTCTGTATGATTTTACTTCCCAGCTAAGAGAACTGTCTCAAGATGCTCGTTTTGAATTGATTAAAGCAATGTGGGAAGTTGCAAACGCGGATGGCAATATCGACCCAATGGAAGAAGCTGTTGTACGCAAAGTGGCCGAGTTATTATATGTCGACCACAGTGAATTCATCCGTGCGAAACTTGCAGTGATTGAAAAATAA
- a CDS encoding alkaline phosphatase D family protein: protein MSLSEQQYQSLPVILAGPILRKTTSQDIIIWLVTSQQLSGRFEVTHNESKEIVLQENLAQYQQFQVGDSAWVSLIQARGDFPTNTALRYDIVTQSGSLSAVAPELLYDNEDALEFQITNKADYILHGSCRNPNHYAKDALIAADQKVAQLSFENRPDMLIMSGDQIYADHVTGPLLCAIHQVIDILGLPKEEFEQAPINNSDELYRHPDTIYGRYSILPTTQSHNGLLRRIISNTPKPIFTSQNCVNHLISFSEFFAMYLLVWSPELWSRVNLNSLEIDTNQASNQVKQGLEKWASEKEHLESFISGLAHSRRLMAHIPTYMIFDDHDVTDDWNLTVGWEKAVSENKLSQRVIGNGLISYWLCQGWGNEPNNFDDHFVHLAKTYFTSPSTTNQNAFIQHLNKFESWHYTIPTLPKVVVLDTRTRRWRSESKMNKPSGLMDWEALVELQQELLHESKVVIVSAAPMFGVKFIETLQRIMTWAGQPLLIDAENWMAHPGSANTLLSIFTHTKTPTNFVILSGDVHYSFAYDIKLRHSKSSPNIFQITCSGLKNQFPEPLLKVCDTLDRLLYSPYSFLNLFTKRKRLLIKKRDPDTAGFRRLINQSAIGELKLDEKGKPVSVQLLTGEGKTVRFPERS from the coding sequence ATATCTTTGAGTGAACAGCAGTACCAGTCGCTACCAGTAATATTAGCCGGCCCCATTCTACGTAAGACGACCAGCCAAGATATTATAATCTGGCTCGTTACAAGCCAACAACTCTCTGGTCGCTTTGAGGTGACACATAACGAATCAAAAGAAATTGTTCTTCAAGAAAATCTTGCACAATACCAACAATTTCAAGTAGGTGACAGCGCTTGGGTCAGCTTGATCCAAGCTCGCGGTGATTTCCCCACCAATACGGCATTGAGGTACGATATTGTCACTCAGTCAGGTAGTCTATCTGCTGTTGCTCCCGAACTACTTTATGACAACGAAGACGCTCTAGAATTTCAAATCACCAATAAAGCCGACTATATCTTGCACGGTTCCTGCAGAAACCCAAATCACTACGCAAAAGATGCGCTTATAGCAGCAGATCAAAAAGTCGCTCAGCTTTCATTCGAAAACCGTCCAGATATGCTCATCATGAGTGGCGATCAAATATATGCAGACCATGTAACTGGGCCTTTGCTTTGTGCAATCCATCAAGTTATCGATATACTCGGGTTGCCGAAAGAAGAATTCGAGCAAGCTCCTATTAACAATAGCGATGAGTTATATAGACACCCGGACACAATTTACGGCCGATACTCAATTTTACCTACCACCCAAAGTCATAATGGGCTGTTAAGACGTATTATTTCTAATACACCGAAACCAATTTTCACCTCGCAAAATTGTGTTAACCATTTAATTTCATTTTCAGAGTTTTTTGCCATGTATTTGCTGGTTTGGTCGCCAGAGCTTTGGTCACGGGTCAATTTAAATTCACTAGAAATTGATACCAACCAAGCATCGAACCAAGTAAAGCAAGGGCTAGAAAAGTGGGCATCAGAAAAAGAACATTTAGAAAGTTTCATTTCAGGGTTAGCACATAGCCGCAGGCTCATGGCGCATATTCCAACCTACATGATTTTTGATGATCATGATGTCACCGATGATTGGAACTTAACAGTTGGCTGGGAGAAAGCAGTGAGTGAAAACAAGCTATCTCAAAGGGTAATAGGAAATGGACTAATCAGCTATTGGCTCTGCCAAGGCTGGGGGAATGAGCCTAACAACTTTGATGACCATTTTGTTCATTTGGCGAAAACCTACTTCACATCACCTTCAACAACCAACCAAAATGCGTTTATTCAGCATTTAAACAAGTTTGAAAGCTGGCACTATACAATACCCACATTGCCTAAGGTTGTGGTTTTAGATACACGCACACGGCGCTGGCGGTCAGAATCAAAAATGAACAAACCGTCCGGGCTTATGGACTGGGAAGCACTAGTTGAGCTACAGCAAGAGCTCCTTCATGAAAGTAAGGTGGTCATTGTTTCTGCTGCGCCAATGTTTGGCGTCAAGTTTATAGAAACGTTACAACGTATTATGACATGGGCAGGTCAACCATTATTAATCGATGCAGAAAACTGGATGGCACACCCGGGCTCGGCAAACACGTTACTGAGCATCTTCACTCACACGAAAACGCCAACCAATTTCGTTATATTATCTGGTGACGTCCACTACTCGTTTGCTTATGACATTAAACTTCGACATAGCAAAAGTAGTCCGAATATTTTCCAGATCACCTGCAGTGGTTTAAAAAATCAATTCCCAGAACCATTACTAAAAGTTTGTGATACTCTCGATCGGCTACTTTATTCTCCCTATTCTTTTCTCAACTTGTTTACAAAGCGAAAACGTCTGTTAATAAAGAAACGCGATCCTGATACTGCTGGGTTTCGTCGTCTCATCAATCAAAGCGCAATTGGGGAGTTAAAGCTTGATGAAAAAGGCAAGCCCGTAAGTGTACAGCTGCTGACTGGAGAAGGTAAAACAGTCAGATTTCCTGAGCGTAGTTAG
- a CDS encoding Hsp70 family protein: MDNVTQAEHLPRYSVGIDLGTTHCVISYTDNSQEEPSVELMEIPQLTSPGTVETKSQLGSFLYQPHEHEMDTSSRVLPWTDEPNALVGAIARNLGSKTPMRLVASAKSWLCHGGVNRREAFLPNGSPEEVEKVSPLKASELYLEHMRDAWNKEHPENPLCEQEVIVTVPASFDPAARDLTVEAARNLGLQHLTLLEEPQAALYSWIDNNNDSWRDQVSAGDIVLVVDIGGGTTDLSLVEVTEDDGNLELNRIAVGEHILLGGDNMDLALAYRLKMKLAQDGKDLAPWQIQAITQACRDAKEALLNDPELESVPIVVPSRGSKMLGSTLKTELTQQEVQQTLVDGFFPLVGIGEHPIQKNRGALTQMGLPYAQDAGITRHIAAFLSKQASANSHAPAEEHNPFANMPGMPGQEQTVDFIKPTAVLFNGGVLKSDLLASRLFETINTWLNDAEAEFAKRLTGLDLDLAVSRGASYYGSVRRGQGIRIRGGIASSYYVGIESSMPAIPGMAPPLEAICVAPFGMEEGSNADVPSQEFGLVIGQPVHFQFYGSTTRREDEAGTHLDHWREGELEELPEIQLSLPVSEGRSTGEIVPVTLASRVTELGTLQLEAIATDNGQKWHVEFDVREDSADQQTPEHV, from the coding sequence ATGGATAATGTTACCCAAGCAGAGCATCTGCCTAGATATAGCGTCGGTATCGATTTAGGTACAACTCACTGTGTCATTTCGTACACAGATAACTCTCAAGAAGAGCCTAGTGTAGAGCTGATGGAAATCCCTCAGCTCACTTCACCGGGAACGGTTGAAACTAAAAGTCAGTTAGGCTCGTTCTTGTACCAACCACATGAACACGAAATGGATACGTCTTCCCGTGTTTTGCCTTGGACAGACGAACCAAATGCTTTAGTTGGGGCAATTGCACGTAACCTTGGCAGCAAAACGCCAATGCGTTTGGTAGCAAGCGCGAAGTCTTGGCTGTGCCATGGTGGTGTTAACCGCCGTGAAGCATTCCTACCAAACGGTAGCCCGGAGGAAGTCGAAAAAGTCTCTCCTCTAAAAGCATCAGAGCTCTACCTAGAGCACATGCGAGATGCATGGAATAAAGAGCATCCAGAAAACCCGCTGTGCGAACAAGAAGTCATTGTTACTGTACCTGCTTCATTTGATCCAGCTGCGCGAGATCTAACTGTTGAAGCTGCAAGAAACCTTGGGCTTCAGCATTTAACCTTGTTGGAAGAGCCTCAAGCCGCTCTGTATAGCTGGATTGATAACAACAACGATTCTTGGCGCGATCAAGTGAGTGCTGGAGATATCGTATTGGTTGTTGATATCGGTGGAGGTACAACCGACTTATCTTTAGTTGAAGTTACTGAAGATGATGGCAACCTAGAGCTAAACCGTATTGCCGTAGGTGAACACATTCTTCTCGGTGGCGACAATATGGACCTTGCACTTGCTTACCGTTTAAAAATGAAATTGGCTCAAGATGGCAAGGATCTCGCTCCTTGGCAAATCCAAGCGATTACTCAAGCTTGCCGAGATGCAAAAGAAGCTCTACTAAACGATCCAGAATTAGAGTCTGTGCCAATTGTCGTACCAAGCCGTGGCTCGAAAATGCTAGGCTCGACACTAAAAACCGAATTGACCCAGCAAGAAGTTCAGCAAACGTTAGTTGATGGGTTCTTCCCTCTTGTCGGAATTGGCGAGCATCCAATACAAAAAAACCGCGGTGCACTTACCCAAATGGGCCTCCCTTATGCTCAAGATGCAGGTATTACACGACACATTGCTGCTTTTCTATCCAAGCAAGCAAGCGCGAATAGCCACGCACCAGCCGAAGAGCATAACCCTTTCGCAAATATGCCTGGCATGCCGGGACAAGAACAAACCGTAGACTTCATTAAACCTACCGCGGTATTGTTTAATGGCGGCGTTTTGAAATCTGATCTACTCGCCAGCCGCTTATTTGAAACCATCAATACTTGGCTAAATGATGCAGAAGCTGAATTTGCAAAACGTTTAACCGGACTAGACCTAGACTTAGCCGTTTCTCGTGGTGCTTCTTACTATGGTTCTGTGCGTCGAGGTCAAGGTATCCGTATTCGCGGCGGTATTGCTTCTAGCTACTATGTTGGAATTGAAAGCTCTATGCCCGCTATCCCGGGAATGGCGCCGCCGCTCGAAGCTATCTGTGTCGCACCATTTGGCATGGAAGAAGGCTCAAATGCTGATGTACCTAGCCAAGAATTTGGTTTGGTTATCGGCCAACCGGTCCACTTCCAGTTTTATGGTTCAACTACGCGTAGAGAAGATGAAGCCGGTACACACCTCGACCATTGGCGTGAAGGAGAGCTGGAAGAACTACCAGAAATTCAACTGAGCCTTCCCGTTTCTGAAGGGCGCAGCACGGGTGAGATTGTTCCAGTAACACTGGCTTCACGAGTGACTGAATTAGGTACTTTGCAACTCGAGGCCATCGCGACGGACAATGGCCAAAAATGGCATGTTGAATTTGACGTACGTGAAGACTCTGCAGATCAACAAACTCCAGAGCACGTATAA
- a CDS encoding 3'-5' exonuclease, with translation MNHNRIVCLDLEMCCWNQDGVGTTGEIIEVGLAEVDVLKGEIVKRAQYYVKPETDEVSLFCSELTGITPRKIEKQGRPLEAVIQSMIKNFGGANKIYASWGRDDLILQKECEQKGIAMPFKEFINLATLYRVQNRVKDKRVGHREAQEKAGIDWEGRQHSGYVDAYNLAKLALTML, from the coding sequence ATGAACCACAACCGAATAGTTTGTTTGGATTTAGAGATGTGCTGTTGGAACCAAGACGGTGTCGGCACTACAGGGGAAATCATCGAGGTTGGTCTGGCAGAGGTTGATGTACTGAAAGGCGAAATTGTCAAACGGGCTCAATACTACGTTAAGCCTGAAACTGATGAAGTATCGCTGTTTTGTAGTGAACTCACAGGAATTACGCCTAGAAAAATAGAGAAGCAAGGTAGACCACTTGAAGCTGTCATTCAGTCAATGATTAAAAACTTTGGTGGCGCGAACAAAATATACGCTTCATGGGGTAGGGATGATCTGATTCTGCAAAAGGAATGTGAGCAAAAAGGAATTGCTATGCCTTTTAAAGAGTTTATAAACTTAGCAACACTATATCGTGTGCAAAATAGGGTTAAAGATAAGCGTGTAGGTCATCGAGAAGCGCAAGAAAAAGCAGGAATAGACTGGGAAGGGCGCCAACATTCCGGATATGTGGACGCCTATAATTTGGCTAAGCTGGCCTTAACTATGCTCTAA